From a single Nothobranchius furzeri strain GRZ-AD chromosome 7, NfurGRZ-RIMD1, whole genome shotgun sequence genomic region:
- the p2rx3b gene encoding P2X purinoceptor 3 isoform X1, which translates to MILLSELRKTSVGGKQMWLRHLAVPDQKHHVFVLHEEIVNQLRRSLVALDLKSSVAELFCLLHPHTEAMWSCVKNFFTYETTKSVVVKSWTIGIINRIVQLIIISYFVGWVFLWEKAYQVRDTAIESSVMTKVKGFGIYNNRVMDVADYVTPTQGGSVFCIITKMITTENQVQGYCPESGRKYVCTHNSNCTRFLHKPADYGIPTGRCVPFNSNVSSCEIKGWCPAEIDTIKTDPMEEVKNFTIFIKNSIRFPTFDYTKGNFLPSMNETYIKKCNFNMGPDIYCPIFKVGDILNYAQQNFTELAAKGGVIGIKINWMCDLDKSDDYCNPSYSFTRLDAMSQKSTVSPGYNFRFAKYYKMENGTDYRTLIKAYAIRFDVIVNGNAGKFNMIPTLINMVAAFTSVGVGTVLCDIILLNFLKGAEQYKAKKFEEVSDDPLDSHSNGLYRSQLSLRQTTFKSSDSGAFSIEHYS; encoded by the exons ACTTCTGTAGGAGGGAAGCAGATGTGGCTCAGACATCTGGCCGTGCCGGACCAGAAGCATCACGTCTTCGTCCTTCATGAAGAGATTGTAAACCAACTCAGACGTTCGCTTGTGGCTTTGGACCTAAAATCTTCCGTCGCGGAGCTTTTCTGCCTTCTTCATCCACATACAGAAGCAATGTGGTCGTGTGTGAAAAACTTCTTCACTTATGAAACGACTAAATCGGTGGTCGTGAAGAGCTGGACGATCGGCATCATCAACAGGATCGTGCAACTCATCATCATTTCGTACTTTGTGGG ATGGGTGTTTCTCTGGGAAAAGGCCtaccaggtgagagacacagcAATCGAGTCTTCGGTCATGACCAAGGTGAAAGGTTTTGGGATCTACAACAACCGGGTCATGGATGTTGCAGACTACGTCACCCCGACCCAG GGGGGCTCTGTCTTCTGCATCATCACTAAAATGATCACTACAGAGAACCAGGTCCAAGGATACTGCCCTGAG AGTGGGAGGAAGTACGTTTGTACCCACAACAGCAACTGCACACGGttcctccacaagccagcagactACG GAATTCCCACCGGGAGATGCGTTCCTTTTAATTCCAACGTCAGCAGTTGTGAAATTAAAGGCTGGTGTCCTGCAGAGATCGACACCATCAAGAC GGACCCCATGGAGGAGGTGAAAAATTTCACAATCTTCATCAAGAACAGCATTCGCTTCCCGACCTTCGACTACACCAA AGGCAACTTTCTTCCTTCAATGAATGAAACGTACAttaagaagtgtaacttcaacatGGGTCCTGACATCTACTGCCCCATCTTCAAAGTAGGAGATATTCTCAACTATGCCCAGCAGAACTTCACTGAACTTGCTGCCAAG GGTGGAGTGATTGGAATAAAAATCAACTGGATGTGTGATTTGGACAAGTCCGATGACTACTGTAACCCCTCGTACTCTTTCACCCGGCTGGATGCCATGTCACAGAAGAGTACCGTCTCACCTGGCTATAACTTCAG GTTTGCTAAATACTATAAGATGGAAAATGGGACGGACTACCGCACTCTGATCAAAGCCTATGCCATCAGGTTCGACGTCATCGTCAATGGAAAT GCAGGCAAGTTTAACATGATCCCTACGCTGATAAACATGGTGGCAGCGTTCACATCCGTGGGGGTG GGCACCGTGCTTTGTGACATAATACTGCTAAACTTCCTGAAAGGTGCCGAGCAGTACAAGGCGAAGAAGTTTGAAGAG GTCTCAGACGACCCCCTGGACTCCCACAGCAACGGCTTGTATCGCTCTCAGCTGTCACTCAGACAAACAACCTTCAAGTCCAGTGACTCGGGAGCATTTTCTATTGAACATTACAGCTAG
- the p2rx3b gene encoding P2X purinoceptor 3 isoform X2: MTKVKGFGIYNNRVMDVADYVTPTQGGSVFCIITKMITTENQVQGYCPESGRKYVCTHNSNCTRFLHKPADYGIPTGRCVPFNSNVSSCEIKGWCPAEIDTIKTDPMEEVKNFTIFIKNSIRFPTFDYTKGNFLPSMNETYIKKCNFNMGPDIYCPIFKVGDILNYAQQNFTELAAKGGVIGIKINWMCDLDKSDDYCNPSYSFTRLDAMSQKSTVSPGYNFRFAKYYKMENGTDYRTLIKAYAIRFDVIVNGNAGKFNMIPTLINMVAAFTSVGVGTVLCDIILLNFLKGAEQYKAKKFEEVSDDPLDSHSNGLYRSQLSLRQTTFKSSDSGAFSIEHYS; encoded by the exons ATGACCAAGGTGAAAGGTTTTGGGATCTACAACAACCGGGTCATGGATGTTGCAGACTACGTCACCCCGACCCAG GGGGGCTCTGTCTTCTGCATCATCACTAAAATGATCACTACAGAGAACCAGGTCCAAGGATACTGCCCTGAG AGTGGGAGGAAGTACGTTTGTACCCACAACAGCAACTGCACACGGttcctccacaagccagcagactACG GAATTCCCACCGGGAGATGCGTTCCTTTTAATTCCAACGTCAGCAGTTGTGAAATTAAAGGCTGGTGTCCTGCAGAGATCGACACCATCAAGAC GGACCCCATGGAGGAGGTGAAAAATTTCACAATCTTCATCAAGAACAGCATTCGCTTCCCGACCTTCGACTACACCAA AGGCAACTTTCTTCCTTCAATGAATGAAACGTACAttaagaagtgtaacttcaacatGGGTCCTGACATCTACTGCCCCATCTTCAAAGTAGGAGATATTCTCAACTATGCCCAGCAGAACTTCACTGAACTTGCTGCCAAG GGTGGAGTGATTGGAATAAAAATCAACTGGATGTGTGATTTGGACAAGTCCGATGACTACTGTAACCCCTCGTACTCTTTCACCCGGCTGGATGCCATGTCACAGAAGAGTACCGTCTCACCTGGCTATAACTTCAG GTTTGCTAAATACTATAAGATGGAAAATGGGACGGACTACCGCACTCTGATCAAAGCCTATGCCATCAGGTTCGACGTCATCGTCAATGGAAAT GCAGGCAAGTTTAACATGATCCCTACGCTGATAAACATGGTGGCAGCGTTCACATCCGTGGGGGTG GGCACCGTGCTTTGTGACATAATACTGCTAAACTTCCTGAAAGGTGCCGAGCAGTACAAGGCGAAGAAGTTTGAAGAG GTCTCAGACGACCCCCTGGACTCCCACAGCAACGGCTTGTATCGCTCTCAGCTGTCACTCAGACAAACAACCTTCAAGTCCAGTGACTCGGGAGCATTTTCTATTGAACATTACAGCTAG